The Raphanus sativus cultivar WK10039 chromosome 2, ASM80110v3, whole genome shotgun sequence genome includes a region encoding these proteins:
- the LOC108840568 gene encoding agamous-like MADS-box protein AGL12 produces the protein MARGKIQLKRIENPVHRQVTFCKRRTGLLKKAKELSVLCDAEIGVVIFSPQGKLFELATKGTMDGIIDKYMKCTGGGRGSSSAIFTAQEQLQPANLEPKDEVNVLKREIEMLQKGIRYMFGGGDGTMNLEELLLLEKHLEYWISQIRSAKMEIMLQEIQSLRNKEGVLKNANKYLLEKIEENNNSILDANFTTVDTNYSYPLTMPSELFQF, from the exons ATGGCTCGTGGAAAGATTCAGCTGAAGAGGATCGAGAACCCGGTTCACAGGCAAGTAACTTTCTGCAAGAGGAGAACCGGTCTTCTCAAGAAGGCCAAGGAGCTCTCTGTGCTCTGCGACGCAGAGATTGGTGTTGTGATTTTCTCTCCTCAGGGAAAACTCTTTGAGCTTGCAACTAAAgg AACAATGGACGGGATAATTGATAAGTACATGAAGTGTACCGGTGGTGGTCGTGGTTCTTCTTCTGCTATTTTTACTGCTCAAGAACAACTTCAGCCCGCAAATCTT GAACCGAAAGATGAGGTCAATGTGCTTAAGAGAGAGATTGAGATGCTTCAGAAAGGAATAAG GTATATGTTTGGAGGAGGAGATGGGACGATGAATCTTGaagaacttcttcttcttgagaagCATCTTGAGTATTGGATTTCTCAGATCCGCTCGGCTAAG ATGGAGATTATGCTTCAAGAAATTCAGTCCTTGAGGAACAAG GAAGGAGTCCTCAAAAATGCCAACAAGTATCTTCTCGAGAAG ATAGAGGAGAACAACAATAGCATATTAGATGCTAACTTCACAACTGTGGATACTAACTATTCTTATCCGCTAACTATGCCAAGTGAATTATTTCAGTTCTAG